A region from the Citrobacter koseri ATCC BAA-895 genome encodes:
- the gldA gene encoding bifunctional L-1,2-propanediol dehydrogenase/glycerol dehydrogenase: MDHIIQSPGKYIQGADVITRLGEYLKPLAERWLVVGDKFVLNFAQSALEKSFQDAGLALEIAPFGGECSQNEIDRLRIVADKAQCGAVLGIGGGKTLDTAKALAHFMDVPVAIAPTIASTDAPCSALSVIYTDAGEFERYLMLPRNPNMVIVDTKIVAGAPARLLAAGIGDALATWFEARACSRSGATTMAGGKCTQAALALAELCYNTLIEEGEKAMLAAEQHVVTPALERVIEANTYLSGVGFESGGLAAAHAIHNGLTAIPDAHHYYHGEKVAFGTLTQLVLENAPVEEIETAAALCHSVGLPITLAQLDIKQDIPAKMRTVAEASCAEGETIHNMPGGATPDQVYAALLVADQYGQRFLQEWE; the protein is encoded by the coding sequence ATGGACCACATTATTCAATCTCCTGGTAAATACATCCAGGGTGCAGATGTCATCACACGTCTTGGAGAATATCTCAAACCCCTGGCCGAACGCTGGCTGGTGGTCGGAGACAAGTTTGTCTTAAATTTTGCCCAGTCCGCGCTGGAGAAAAGTTTCCAGGATGCCGGACTGGCTCTGGAAATCGCGCCATTTGGCGGCGAATGTTCGCAAAATGAAATCGATCGTCTGCGTATCGTCGCAGATAAAGCGCAGTGCGGCGCCGTTCTCGGCATCGGCGGCGGCAAAACGCTGGATACCGCGAAAGCGCTGGCCCACTTTATGGATGTCCCGGTCGCTATCGCGCCGACCATCGCCTCTACCGATGCCCCCTGTAGCGCGCTTTCCGTGATCTACACCGATGCAGGCGAGTTTGAACGCTATCTGATGCTGCCGCGTAACCCGAATATGGTGATTGTTGATACCAAAATTGTCGCGGGCGCGCCCGCACGTCTGCTGGCTGCCGGTATCGGCGATGCGCTGGCGACCTGGTTTGAAGCGCGCGCCTGTTCACGCAGCGGCGCGACCACGATGGCGGGCGGCAAGTGTACACAGGCGGCGCTCGCGCTGGCGGAGTTGTGCTATAACACGCTGATCGAAGAGGGTGAGAAGGCCATGCTGGCGGCTGAGCAGCATGTCGTCACGCCGGCGCTGGAACGCGTGATTGAAGCCAACACTTACCTGAGCGGCGTCGGTTTTGAAAGCGGCGGTCTGGCGGCGGCGCATGCCATACATAACGGCCTGACGGCGATTCCAGACGCGCATCACTACTATCACGGTGAGAAAGTGGCGTTCGGCACGCTGACGCAACTGGTACTGGAAAACGCGCCGGTTGAAGAGATCGAAACCGCTGCGGCGTTGTGCCATTCCGTTGGCCTGCCGATCACGCTGGCGCAACTGGATATTAAGCAGGATATTCCGGCGAAGATGCGCACGGTGGCGGAAGCCTCCTGCGCGGAAGGCGAAACCATTCACAACATGCCTGGCGGCGCCACGCCGGATCAGGTTTACGCCGCCCTGCTGGTTGCCGACCAGTACGGTCAGCGTTTCCTGCAAGAGTGGGAATAA
- the katG gene encoding catalase/peroxidase HPI yields the protein MSMSDDTHNSLSTGKCPFHQGSHDRSAGAGTSSHDWWPNQLRVDLLNQHSNRSNPLGEDFDYRKEFSKLDYSALKGDLKALLSDSQPWWPADWGSYAGLFIRMAWHGAGTYRSVDGRGGAGRGQQRFAPLNSWPDNVSLDKARRLLWPIKQKYGQKISWADLFILAGNVALENSGFRTFGFGAGREDVWEPDLDVNWGDEKAWLTHRHPEALAKAPLGATEMGLIYVNPEGPDHSGEPLSAAAAIRATFGNMGMNDEETVALIGGGHTLGKTHGAAAASHVGVDPEAAPIELQGLGWSSDYGSGAGGDAITSGLEVVWSQTPTQWSNYFFENLFKYEWVQTRSPAGAIQFEAVDAPEIIPDPFDPSKKRKPTMLVTDLTLRFDPEFEKISRRFLNDPQAFNEAFARAWFKLTHRDMGPKARYIGPEVPKEDLIWQDPLPQPVFNPSQEDIVNLKAAIAASGLSVSELVSVAWASASTFRGGDKRGGANGARLALAPQRDWDVNAAAARVLPVLEEIQKSSGKASLADIIVLAGVVGVEQAASAAGVSISVPFAPGRVDARQDQTDIEMFELLEPIADGFRNYRARLDVSTTESLLIDKAQQLTLTAPEMTALVGGMRVLGANFDGSQNGVFTDRPGVLSNDFFVNLLDMRNEWKAADESKELFEGRDRLSGEVKFTATRADLVFGSNSVLRALAEVYASSDAREKFVKDFVAAWVKVMNLDRFDLL from the coding sequence ATGAGCATGTCTGACGATACCCATAATTCATTGTCTACCGGGAAGTGCCCTTTCCATCAGGGCAGCCACGACCGTAGCGCGGGTGCTGGCACCAGCAGCCACGACTGGTGGCCTAACCAACTCCGTGTAGATCTTTTGAATCAGCACTCCAACCGTTCGAACCCGCTGGGTGAGGACTTCGACTACCGCAAAGAATTTAGCAAACTCGACTATTCCGCCCTGAAAGGGGATCTTAAAGCTCTCCTGTCCGATTCTCAGCCGTGGTGGCCTGCGGACTGGGGCAGCTATGCCGGTCTGTTTATTCGTATGGCATGGCATGGCGCGGGCACTTATCGTTCCGTCGACGGGCGCGGCGGCGCCGGACGCGGGCAGCAGCGTTTTGCACCGCTGAACTCCTGGCCGGACAACGTCAGCCTGGATAAGGCGCGTCGTCTGCTGTGGCCTATCAAGCAGAAATATGGCCAGAAAATCTCTTGGGCCGACCTGTTTATTCTGGCGGGTAACGTGGCGCTGGAGAACTCCGGTTTCCGTACGTTCGGTTTTGGCGCCGGGCGTGAAGATGTGTGGGAACCGGATCTTGATGTGAACTGGGGGGATGAGAAAGCCTGGCTGACGCACCGTCATCCCGAAGCGCTGGCGAAAGCGCCGTTAGGCGCCACCGAAATGGGGCTTATCTACGTTAACCCGGAAGGGCCGGATCACAGTGGTGAACCGCTTTCCGCCGCTGCGGCTATCCGCGCGACGTTCGGCAATATGGGCATGAACGACGAAGAAACCGTGGCGCTGATTGGCGGCGGTCACACGCTGGGTAAAACCCACGGTGCGGCGGCGGCGTCCCATGTTGGCGTTGATCCAGAAGCCGCGCCGATTGAATTGCAGGGGCTGGGCTGGAGCAGTGACTACGGCAGCGGCGCAGGCGGCGATGCGATTACCTCGGGTCTGGAAGTGGTCTGGTCGCAGACGCCGACCCAGTGGAGTAATTACTTCTTCGAAAACCTGTTCAAATACGAGTGGGTGCAGACGCGCAGCCCGGCGGGCGCGATCCAGTTCGAAGCGGTTGATGCGCCAGAAATCATTCCCGATCCGTTCGATCCGTCGAAGAAACGTAAACCTACCATGCTGGTGACTGACCTGACGCTGCGTTTCGATCCAGAATTCGAGAAAATTTCCCGTCGTTTCCTCAACGATCCGCAGGCGTTTAACGAAGCATTCGCCCGCGCATGGTTCAAACTGACGCACAGGGATATGGGGCCAAAAGCGCGCTATATCGGACCGGAAGTACCGAAAGAAGATCTGATTTGGCAGGACCCGCTGCCGCAGCCGGTATTTAATCCGAGCCAGGAAGACATCGTCAACCTGAAGGCCGCGATTGCCGCGTCCGGGCTTTCCGTCAGCGAACTGGTGTCGGTTGCATGGGCATCTGCGTCAACCTTCCGTGGCGGCGATAAACGTGGCGGCGCTAACGGCGCTCGCCTGGCTTTAGCACCGCAGCGAGACTGGGATGTGAACGCCGCTGCGGCGCGCGTTCTGCCGGTTCTGGAAGAGATTCAGAAATCGTCCGGGAAGGCGTCTCTGGCCGATATCATCGTCCTTGCGGGCGTTGTCGGTGTGGAGCAGGCAGCAAGTGCGGCGGGCGTCAGCATCAGCGTGCCGTTCGCGCCGGGCCGTGTGGATGCTCGTCAGGATCAGACGGATATCGAGATGTTTGAGCTTCTCGAACCGATCGCAGACGGCTTCCGTAACTATCGCGCACGGCTTGATGTGTCGACCACCGAGTCACTGCTGATTGATAAAGCGCAGCAGCTGACGCTGACCGCGCCGGAGATGACGGCGCTGGTGGGTGGGATGCGCGTTCTGGGCGCTAACTTTGATGGCAGCCAGAATGGCGTGTTTACCGACCGCCCGGGCGTACTCAGCAATGATTTCTTTGTGAATCTGCTGGATATGCGTAACGAGTGGAAAGCGGCGGACGAATCGAAAGAGCTGTTCGAAGGCCGCGATCGCCTGAGCGGTGAGGTGAAATTCACGGCTACCCGCGCAGACCTGGTATTCGGTTCTAACTCGGTACTGCGTGCCCTGGCGGAAGTTTACGCCAGCAGCGATGCGCGTGAGAAATTCGTGAAGGATTTCGTCGCGGCATGGGTGAAAGTGATGAACCTGGATCGTTTCGATCTGCTGTAA
- the ptsP gene encoding phosphoenolpyruvate--protein phosphotransferase, which translates to MALIVEFTCELPNGVHARPASHVETLCNTFTSHIEWHNLRTDRKGNAKSALALIGTDTLAGDACQLLISGTDEQDAHQRLSQWLRDEFPLCDAPLAEIKNSELEPLPASLTNLNPLFFRARAVCTGSAGGVLTQLSSLDLNTLGELPAASDIETEQSALDNGLTLLIKNIAFRQLDSDGATSAILEAHRSLAGDTSLRQHLLAGVARGLSCAQAIVESAGHFCDEFARSSSRYLQERALDVRDVCFQLLQQIYGEQRFPAPGKLTQPTVCMADELTPSQFLELDKTFLKGLLLKSGGTTSHTVILARSFNIPTLVGVDIEALTPWLHQTVYIDGNAGAIVVAPDEPVTRYYQQEARVQDALREQQRIWLTQQARTADGIRMEVAANIAHSVEAQAAFGNGAEAVGLFRTEMLYMDRTSAPCENELYNIFCQALESAQGRSIIVRTMDIGGDKPVDYLNIPAEANPFLGYRAVRIYEEYATLFTTQLRSILRASAHGSLKIMIPMISSMEEILWVKEKLAEAKQQLRNEHVPFDEKIPLGIMLEVPSVMFIIDQCCEEIDFFSIGSNDLTQYLLAVDRDNAKVTRHYNSLNPAFLRALDFAVQAVHRQGKWIGLCGELGAKGSVLPLLVGLGLDEISMSAPSIPAAKARMAQLDSRACRQLLNQAMACRTSLEVEHLLAQFRMAQQDAPLVTAQCITLDSDWRSKEEVIKGMTDNLLLASRCRYPRKLEADLWAREAVFSTGLGFSFAIPHSKSEHIEQSTISVARLKAPVRWGDDDAQFIIMLTLNKHAAGDQHMRIFSRLARRIMHEEFRNALVNAASAEAIASLLQHELEL; encoded by the coding sequence ATGGCCCTGATTGTGGAATTTACCTGTGAGCTGCCCAATGGCGTACACGCCCGCCCGGCAAGCCACGTTGAGACGCTGTGCAATACCTTTACCTCACACATTGAGTGGCATAACCTGCGCACCGACCGTAAAGGCAACGCCAAAAGCGCGCTGGCGCTGATTGGCACCGACACGCTGGCAGGCGACGCCTGTCAGTTATTAATTTCAGGTACGGACGAACAGGATGCCCACCAGCGCCTGAGCCAATGGCTGCGCGATGAATTCCCCCTTTGCGATGCGCCTCTGGCGGAGATCAAAAACAGTGAGCTGGAGCCGCTTCCGGCATCGCTGACAAACCTGAACCCGCTGTTTTTTCGCGCCCGCGCCGTCTGCACCGGCAGCGCAGGCGGCGTTCTGACGCAGCTCTCCTCGCTGGATCTCAATACGCTCGGCGAACTCCCTGCTGCCAGTGATATAGAGACCGAGCAATCTGCGCTGGATAACGGCTTAACGCTGCTGATAAAGAATATTGCGTTCCGCCAGCTCGACAGCGACGGCGCCACCAGCGCTATTCTGGAAGCCCACCGTTCGCTGGCTGGCGACACCTCCCTGCGCCAACATTTGCTGGCAGGCGTTGCGCGCGGTTTAAGCTGTGCGCAGGCGATAGTCGAAAGCGCCGGACACTTTTGTGATGAGTTTGCCCGTTCCAGCAGCCGCTATTTACAGGAACGCGCGCTGGACGTACGCGACGTCTGCTTCCAGCTCCTGCAACAAATTTATGGCGAACAACGCTTCCCGGCGCCAGGCAAACTGACCCAACCCACCGTCTGTATGGCCGATGAACTCACCCCAAGCCAGTTCCTCGAACTGGACAAAACGTTTCTCAAAGGCTTGTTGTTAAAAAGCGGCGGTACGACTTCGCACACGGTTATTCTTGCCCGCTCATTCAACATTCCCACGCTGGTTGGCGTGGATATTGAGGCGCTAACGCCGTGGCTGCACCAGACGGTCTATATCGACGGCAACGCCGGTGCGATTGTCGTTGCGCCAGATGAACCCGTCACCCGTTACTACCAACAGGAAGCCCGCGTGCAGGACGCTTTACGCGAGCAGCAGCGTATCTGGCTGACCCAACAAGCGCGCACTGCCGACGGTATCCGTATGGAAGTGGCCGCCAACATTGCGCACTCCGTCGAAGCGCAAGCGGCATTCGGCAACGGCGCGGAAGCGGTTGGTCTGTTCCGTACAGAAATGCTGTATATGGACAGAACCAGTGCACCTTGCGAGAACGAGCTGTACAACATTTTTTGCCAGGCGCTGGAGTCCGCACAGGGCCGTAGCATTATTGTGCGCACGATGGATATCGGCGGTGACAAGCCCGTTGATTATCTGAACATTCCTGCGGAAGCCAACCCGTTCCTCGGCTATCGCGCCGTACGTATATATGAAGAGTACGCCACGCTGTTTACCACGCAGTTGCGATCGATCCTCCGCGCTTCCGCACACGGCAGCCTGAAAATCATGATCCCGATGATCTCCTCAATGGAAGAGATCCTGTGGGTCAAAGAGAAGCTGGCGGAGGCTAAACAGCAGTTACGCAACGAGCACGTCCCGTTTGATGAGAAGATCCCCCTCGGCATCATGCTGGAAGTGCCATCGGTGATGTTCATCATCGACCAGTGCTGTGAAGAAATTGATTTCTTCAGTATTGGCAGCAATGACCTGACGCAATATCTGCTGGCGGTCGATCGCGACAACGCCAAAGTCACCCGTCACTACAACAGCCTGAATCCGGCCTTCCTGCGCGCGCTGGATTTCGCCGTACAGGCGGTACATCGTCAGGGGAAATGGATTGGCCTGTGCGGTGAACTCGGCGCGAAAGGGTCAGTGTTGCCGCTGCTGGTCGGACTGGGGCTGGACGAGATCAGCATGAGCGCGCCGTCAATTCCTGCCGCTAAAGCGCGGATGGCGCAGCTCGACAGTCGTGCCTGTCGCCAGTTGCTGAATCAGGCGATGGCCTGTCGCACCTCGCTGGAAGTGGAGCATCTGCTGGCGCAATTCCGCATGGCCCAGCAGGACGCGCCGCTGGTCACCGCCCAGTGCATCACGCTTGATAGCGACTGGCGCAGCAAAGAAGAGGTGATCAAGGGGATGACCGACAACCTGCTGCTGGCAAGCCGCTGTCGCTACCCGCGCAAGCTGGAGGCCGACCTGTGGGCGCGTGAAGCCGTGTTCTCCACCGGGTTAGGGTTTAGCTTCGCCATTCCGCACAGCAAATCTGAACACATTGAGCAGTCCACCATCAGCGTGGCGCGTCTGAAAGCGCCGGTACGCTGGGGCGATGACGATGCGCAGTTCATCATCATGCTGACACTCAACAAACACGCCGCAGGCGACCAGCATATGCGCATTTTCTCACGCCTGGCCCGCCGCATTATGCACGAAGAATTCCGCAACGCGCTGGTCAACGCCGCATCTGCCGAGGCAATTGCCAGCCTGTTGCAACATGAACTTGAACTCTAA
- a CDS encoding carboxymuconolactone decarboxylase family protein — translation MHSERFITGQKMLQQVDGKGGDAVIESLQDIAPDFARYLIEFPFGDIYSRPGLDLRSREIATVAALTALGNATPQLKVHIAAARHVGLTQEEIIEVIMQMAVYAGFPAALNGLFAAKEVFATR, via the coding sequence ATGCATTCAGAACGCTTTATTACCGGTCAAAAAATGCTGCAACAGGTGGATGGCAAGGGTGGCGATGCGGTGATCGAAAGTTTGCAAGACATTGCGCCAGATTTTGCCCGCTATCTGATCGAATTTCCGTTTGGCGATATCTATTCCCGGCCAGGGCTGGATTTACGCAGTCGGGAAATCGCAACCGTCGCCGCGTTAACCGCGCTGGGCAACGCCACGCCGCAGTTGAAGGTACATATTGCCGCCGCGCGACATGTGGGGTTAACGCAGGAGGAAATTATCGAAGTGATAATGCAGATGGCGGTTTATGCCGGTTTTCCGGCTGCGCTGAACGGTCTGTTCGCCGCAAAAGAGGTGTTTGCGACTCGGTGA
- the fsa gene encoding fructose-6-phosphate aldolase: MELYLDTANVAEVERLARIFPVAGVTTNPSIVAASKESIWDVLPRLQKAIGEEGTLFAQTMSRDAQGMVEEAKRLSNAIPGIVVKIPVTAEGLAAIKQLKKEGITTLGTAVYSATQGLLAALAGAKYVAPYVNRVDAQGGDGIRMVQELQTLLEMHAPGSMVLAASFKTPRQALDCLLAGCEAITLPLDVAQQMLNTPAIESAIGKFEQDWNNAFGHINL, encoded by the coding sequence ATGGAACTCTATCTGGATACCGCGAACGTCGCGGAAGTCGAACGTCTGGCGCGCATCTTCCCTGTTGCTGGCGTCACCACCAACCCAAGCATTGTGGCGGCGAGTAAAGAATCCATCTGGGATGTACTGCCTCGCCTGCAAAAAGCCATCGGCGAAGAGGGAACGCTATTTGCCCAGACGATGAGCCGCGATGCGCAAGGAATGGTGGAAGAAGCCAAACGCCTGAGCAATGCCATTCCCGGTATTGTGGTGAAGATTCCGGTCACTGCCGAAGGTCTGGCGGCGATCAAACAGCTCAAAAAAGAAGGTATTACGACGCTGGGAACGGCTGTCTACAGCGCAACGCAGGGCTTGCTGGCGGCGCTGGCAGGCGCAAAATACGTCGCCCCGTATGTCAATCGGGTTGATGCCCAGGGCGGCGACGGCATCCGTATGGTGCAGGAACTGCAAACCTTACTGGAGATGCATGCGCCGGGCAGCATGGTACTGGCCGCCAGCTTTAAAACGCCGCGTCAGGCGCTGGATTGCTTACTCGCAGGATGCGAAGCAATCACCCTTCCTTTAGATGTAGCTCAACAAATGCTCAATACCCCTGCGATAGAGTCAGCTATAGGGAAGTTTGAGCAAGACTGGAATAACGCATTTGGCCACATCAACCTGTGA
- a CDS encoding LysR family transcriptional regulator encodes MTTSPLHSLDIRLLRYFAVVAEENNMSRAAQRLFMSQPPLSRHIRQLEERLGVTLFVRHTRGLTLTDEGLRALEIVRPLLAQQDKTYAALNQLAQTGAQSLRLGLSTAFEQGIFAPLEAQLNTRVERLHIVRHGSPELVRQARRGKLDAALVALPLEATGLTVTPLDWQEPLIAALPSVWPEASLTSLSLAALNHRPLFWFKRERNPAFFDYTRHIFRRAGYAPSCLEEPLEHDVLLARIAHGDGLSLLPGSFAAIQRQGVIFRALSDTELRIRAGLVMLPENAVRLRWLNTLVMQSFIISD; translated from the coding sequence ATGACAACATCCCCTTTGCACTCTCTGGATATCCGCCTGCTACGCTACTTTGCCGTGGTGGCGGAAGAGAACAATATGAGCCGCGCGGCACAGCGACTGTTTATGTCGCAACCGCCGCTGAGCCGCCATATTCGCCAGCTTGAAGAACGCCTGGGGGTGACGCTTTTTGTCCGTCATACTCGTGGACTCACGCTGACGGATGAGGGTCTGCGCGCGCTGGAAATCGTCCGCCCGCTGCTGGCGCAGCAGGACAAAACGTATGCTGCGCTGAATCAACTGGCGCAAACCGGCGCGCAATCGCTGCGTTTAGGGCTGAGCACCGCGTTTGAGCAGGGGATTTTTGCCCCCCTGGAGGCGCAACTGAATACGCGTGTGGAGAGGCTGCATATTGTGCGTCATGGTTCGCCTGAACTGGTACGCCAGGCGCGTCGGGGGAAACTGGATGCGGCGCTGGTGGCGCTGCCGCTTGAGGCCACAGGGTTAACCGTCACGCCGCTCGACTGGCAAGAACCGTTGATTGCCGCATTACCCTCCGTCTGGCCGGAAGCGAGCCTGACGTCGCTCTCCTTAGCTGCGCTTAACCACCGCCCGCTGTTCTGGTTCAAACGGGAACGTAATCCGGCCTTTTTTGACTACACCCGGCACATTTTCCGTCGCGCTGGTTACGCCCCCTCCTGCCTTGAAGAACCGCTGGAACATGATGTGCTGCTCGCGCGAATCGCCCACGGTGATGGCCTGAGTTTGCTCCCGGGCTCGTTTGCCGCTATTCAGCGCCAGGGCGTGATATTCCGCGCACTTAGCGACACTGAATTACGTATTCGTGCCGGGCTGGTGATGCTGCCTGAGAACGCTGTACGGTTGCGGTGGTTAAATACGCTTGTGATGCAATCCTTCATTATTTCGGACTGA
- the metF gene encoding methylenetetrahydrofolate reductase translates to MSFFHANQREALNQSLAEVQGQINVSFEFFPPRTSEMEQTLWNSIDRLSSLKPKFVSVTYGANSGERDRTHSIIKGIKERTGLEAAPHLTCIDATRDELRTIAQDYWNNGIRHIVALRGDLPPGSGKPDMYAADLVSLLKEVADFDISVAAYPEVHPEAKSAQADLLNLKRKVDAGANRAITQFFFDVESYLRFRDRCVSAGIDVEIIPGILPVSNFKQAKKFADMTNVRIPAWMSQMFDGLDDDAETRKLVGANIAMDMVKILSREGVKDFHFYTLNRAEMSYAICHTLGVRPGL, encoded by the coding sequence ATGAGCTTTTTTCACGCCAACCAGCGGGAAGCCCTGAATCAGAGCCTGGCGGAAGTTCAGGGTCAGATTAATGTTTCGTTCGAGTTTTTCCCGCCGCGCACCAGTGAAATGGAGCAAACCCTGTGGAACTCTATCGATCGACTGAGCAGCCTGAAACCGAAGTTTGTCTCCGTAACCTACGGCGCCAACTCCGGTGAGCGCGACCGCACGCACAGCATCATCAAAGGCATTAAAGAGCGTACGGGCCTGGAAGCCGCGCCGCACCTGACCTGCATCGACGCCACCCGCGATGAACTGCGTACCATTGCCCAGGATTACTGGAATAACGGTATCCGTCATATTGTTGCCCTGCGCGGCGACCTGCCGCCGGGGAGCGGCAAGCCGGATATGTATGCCGCTGACCTGGTCAGCTTACTGAAAGAGGTTGCCGATTTTGATATCTCCGTCGCCGCTTACCCGGAAGTCCACCCGGAAGCGAAAAGCGCGCAGGCGGATCTGCTCAACCTGAAACGCAAAGTCGATGCTGGCGCTAACCGCGCAATTACCCAGTTTTTCTTCGATGTGGAAAGCTACCTGCGTTTTCGCGATCGCTGCGTCTCTGCGGGTATTGATGTCGAAATTATTCCGGGAATTCTGCCGGTCTCCAACTTTAAGCAGGCGAAGAAATTCGCTGATATGACTAACGTGCGCATTCCGGCGTGGATGTCACAGATGTTTGACGGCCTGGATGACGATGCGGAAACCCGCAAGCTGGTCGGGGCGAATATCGCGATGGACATGGTGAAGATCCTGAGCCGTGAAGGCGTGAAAGATTTCCACTTCTACACCCTGAACCGCGCTGAAATGAGTTACGCCATTTGCCACACGTTGGGTGTGCGGCCCGGCCTGTAA
- a CDS encoding PTS fructose transporter subunit EIIC, producing MKELVQILKNTRQHLMTGVSHMIPFVVAGGILLAVSVMLYGKGAVPDAATDPNLKKLFDIGVAGLTLMVPFLAAYIGYSIAERSALAPCAIGAWVGNSFGAGFFGALIAGIIGGIVVHYLKKIPVHKVLRSVMPIFVIPIVGTFITAGIMMWGLGEPVGALTTSLTQWLQGMQQGSIVLLAVIMGLMLAFDMGGPINKVAYAFMLICVAQGVYSVVAIAAVGICVPPLGLGLATLVGRKNFSSEEREAGKAALVMGCVGVTEGAIPFAAADPLRVIPSIMVGSACGAVTAALFGAQCYAGWGGLIVLPVVEGKLGYIAAVAVGAVVTAICVNVLKSLARKKVSQVDEKEDDLDLEFEMN from the coding sequence ATGAAAGAGTTGGTGCAGATCCTGAAAAACACCCGTCAACATCTGATGACCGGTGTTTCGCATATGATCCCCTTCGTCGTAGCGGGTGGGATCTTGCTGGCGGTTTCCGTCATGCTGTATGGCAAAGGCGCTGTTCCCGATGCCGCGACCGATCCTAATCTCAAGAAGCTTTTTGATATTGGCGTCGCAGGGCTGACGCTGATGGTGCCTTTTCTCGCCGCCTATATCGGTTACTCCATTGCTGAACGTTCCGCGCTGGCGCCTTGCGCGATCGGCGCCTGGGTGGGCAACAGCTTTGGCGCCGGGTTCTTTGGCGCGCTCATTGCCGGGATTATCGGCGGTATCGTCGTGCATTATCTGAAGAAAATCCCGGTGCATAAGGTATTGCGCTCGGTGATGCCTATCTTCGTTATCCCTATCGTCGGCACCTTCATTACCGCAGGCATCATGATGTGGGGGCTGGGCGAACCGGTTGGCGCGTTAACCACCAGCCTGACCCAATGGCTGCAAGGAATGCAGCAGGGCAGCATCGTGCTGCTGGCGGTCATCATGGGGTTGATGCTGGCCTTCGATATGGGCGGCCCGATTAACAAAGTGGCCTACGCCTTCATGCTGATTTGCGTGGCGCAGGGCGTATACAGCGTGGTGGCGATTGCTGCGGTGGGTATCTGCGTTCCGCCGCTGGGTCTGGGCCTGGCAACGCTGGTTGGTCGTAAAAACTTCTCTTCTGAAGAACGTGAAGCCGGTAAAGCCGCGTTGGTAATGGGCTGCGTTGGGGTCACGGAAGGCGCGATTCCCTTCGCCGCCGCCGATCCGCTGCGCGTGATCCCATCCATTATGGTTGGCTCTGCCTGTGGTGCAGTAACGGCTGCGCTGTTTGGCGCGCAGTGTTATGCCGGCTGGGGTGGGCTGATTGTTCTGCCGGTTGTGGAAGGCAAGCTGGGTTATATCGCGGCAGTCGCTGTCGGGGCGGTAGTGACGGCAATCTGCGTTAACGTGCTGAAAAGTCTGGCGCGTAAGAAAGTGTCTCAGGTTGATGAGAAAGAAGACGACCTGGATTTAGAGTTTGAGATGAATTAA